The Larimichthys crocea isolate SSNF chromosome XII, L_crocea_2.0, whole genome shotgun sequence region GACTTTGGTTAGTGCGCATAATATGAACGCAACTATTTCACGCAACATTTATTGTGTAATTTGCGTGGTGAGTTGATGTGACCAGGTTTAGAACTTAAACAGGCAACTGAAGACGAAAGACGTACAGTTCATCGAAATTGTTCTCAGCGAAGATCCAGTAGTTGTCGGCCTTCAGGCCCAACTCCTCCTTCGTTCCAGTCAGACCCAGAAAAACACTCAGGCCACCTTCACCGTTCTTCATCATACTCAGCTGCTTCTGGATAGCTGCATGACAGGAGCAGATCAGAGATAATTGTGAGTTTAACACACTTGACaaggaaaaatataaaagaatatCAAGTCCAGGCTTCTCAAGGGTTTCTCTAACCTGGCATGGACTGGAGCTCTTTGGGGAGCAGCTTCTGGTAGGTGTTAAAGATGCCAGCATTAGAGATGACCATAGGGGCATGGACATGTATTTCCTCTTGTCCTTTGATGACGCTCACACCTGAAaccatgaagacaaacaaacgtATGAGTAACTTATGAGATGCATGATGGGTAAAGAAAAACTGCGGAAATCACACCCACCACAAGCCTCCTTGGCATCATTGAACAAGATGCGGTTGACTGGGGCTCGGACCAGAACGGCACCACCCGCCTTCTCAATGATGGGGATCATGTGGTAGGCAATTTCAGTGGCTCCTCCTTTGGGGTACCAGGCACCGTTCAGGTAGTGAGTGACCAGCAGGCTGTGCATGGAAAAACTGGAATCTTTTGGCATGTTACCTGCAAATCAGAGACGGAGACAAAAACCGTGAGCAGAACTGAAGAACTTGATTACACCAACAGAGCTGCGGCTTGGTCCTACCATAGGTGCCAAAGATGTAGGTGAAGACGGCCCTGAGATCCTTGTTCTCCGTCAGCTCGTTGACCACGTCTGTCAGGCTGCGGGGAGCCATTTcgaagaagaaggacaaacgCCTGGCGAGGCCGGTGTAGACAATGAACTTGGCCAAGGGGGCAGGGCAGAGCTTCAGCATAGCGAGGAGCCAAATGCCCCGTCCAGCTTTCTGGAGACAGatcacacacagatgaagacTGTAAACTAACAGATGAAAGCTCAAACAGACTGACAAAGTCACCGGACATTGGGCGAAGTGAGGAAGCTCACTTTTACGGGAAATGGACAAGCAGAGTATTTATAGACTGGAAGTATGCACAAAATGCATCCATCAACTGATTGTTgcaaacagctttaaaaaaacaaaaaagatgaacaGATTCACTAAATTGACTccataaagataaagaaagttAAAGTGACACAGATTGTGTCCAGCTGAAAACGCTGTTGCAACTCAGTCTGGATACAATTATGTAATAACAGCTAATGCAGCCAAATGATCCGACCTTTGATTCACAAACCCTTGATATCAGTGATAACACCGCATGCAGTCTGGATAACGAAACCATCTTGGTGTTAAAGTTTATTAAACACACAGTTCACTGGGAGAAAAGGCACCTGATCACAAAAACATCTCACCTTGACCAGCCTCATGTACTCGTCGATGGCCTTCTCCTCACCAGGGAAGCATTTTTTCAGCTCCTCTGGGAAGCGGGTCCTGCCGCTGTAGATGGGATACTGGCGGCGGTTTTCTGGAGGTCCCAGCACAACTTGGTCGAAAGGATTTTCCAGAGGCTCCCACTGCAGCTGTCCGTTAGTCATTTGGTCCAGCATGCAGCGGAAAGGCTTGTGGTCCAGCAAGTCTCCGATGTAGTGGATTCCTAAGGGGCACAGCAGGGTTGGAAGTCAGTTTATTGTTTCTTGAAATATTCCCATCATCTGAAGTGAGGCACATCTGTGCAACTTTTACgtggttttaattaattttcattaaaACCTTCACAATCTTCTTAATTTGAGGtctgacacataaaaaaatttaaaaaactaaaaaacaagaGCCCATCTCACCAACATCAAACTCAAAGCCCTTCTCAGTGAATGTGTGGCAGCATCCTCCAGCCCGATCATGCTGTTCCAGAACCAAAACTTTCTTTCCAACCTTGGCCAGCAGCACCGCAAGCCCGAGACCACCGGCCCCACTGCCGATGATGATGGCATCCAGGTTGTCGGGTACTTTGCTGGCCAGAAAACCTGAAGAAAGGGTAAAACAACACTCAAACAACAGCATGGCTGCAGCACAAGGGTGGACTATTTGGTGGGTTAAACTTAAACATCCTGATTCAGGACCACTGTAACTTTGCACTGTTATCtagttgaaataaataaaagccagtaATGATTATATATCACCATAAATTAatcttttcattgtttgtttttcattttatcaatctgttaaatcaataaaataccaaaatatatttaatttacaacaatataaaaacagcaaagcaaGAAATCGGCCTTTGAGAATCTGGAACCAGATaaggtttttaatattttgttttttttaagaaaaaaataaataaataaaaaaaattatatatatatatatatatatatatatatattctatatatattatataatagacTTGGCTTACTTTCAATGCATTAAATGCTATGACTTTAGTTGATATGGaccatatttcatattttaggtACAACCAAGGAAGAAGTAATATAAGgcaaaatatattattattttatataaatatatatatttaataaactttaaaaattaaCTTTCAGTGCATTAAATGCTGAATGACTTTAGTTTGATAGGAATATTTCAGTGCATAGTTAAATTCATAGCCATGTCCATACGTTGTAGTATGTTGCAGCACAATAAGTTAACTCCCCCgcagacacatttttcagttCTTCTCCATATCTGAATATTTTAACCTcagttttgcacttcagggTGCGCTGACTAAACACATTATTAATTGCATGAATTTCAGTTCAGTGTTCGCAGCCGACAAACTAACctaaacaacatattttctgaCCTTTGCTCTTCTGACTCACCTTGTTTAAGaactttatttttctccttcCGGTTGTGAACCATTTTCTTCAACGGTTCACGGCTGTCCGTCTCAAAGGGATTGGGCCCGGAGCTGCCGaagacatatttaaatataaatatgaccaaaacaACTAATATTATCGCCACACTGATGAACATTGCTGCAGCTTTGTGTTGACAGCTCCGTGCACAGTGTGCGGCCACTTCCGTGTCAGCCTGGGCCGCGAGTAGTACCGCCCATATAACTGACAGGTGATGAGACTGGCCAATTGCAGGCTTCCTTTAAATGCGCGTCAGGCAGTTTGGACCAATCAGCGTGAGCGTTCAATATGAGGGCGACGCCTCAAAAGTATGTTTCATAAGAACACACATAAGGTCTGACCTCAGTCTTCTTTATGAGgaataataaattaacacaaacaacaacaacaacaacaaatatcaTTAGTTGGAcggtcaaaagtttggacacaacTTTTCGttcaatgtttttcctttttttaaactttcctcATTGAAAATTGACACTGAAGACGTCAAAACtatcaaataacacattatgtggtaaacaaaacaaatgtaaacaaatatatataaatataaataaatatattttagattcttcaaacTTTTGCTTcgatgacagctttgcacacttttTTGGCATTCTCTAAATCAAGTTGTGTTTGGTCAAGAGTTAGTTTTGCCTTCTCAATGTGTTCCAGACCATCAGTTTTGTTGTTCAGAACTAgtgtttacagtacagtaaatacacgacatcattactttaagatgTGGAGGTCAGTCAATGCAGAAAATGTTGAGACCTCTTCAAGAGCTGCTGCAAAAACCTTCAATGGTACAATGAAACTGGCTTGCATGAGGACTGCTGCGGAAAAGGAAGACCAGAGTTAACTCTGCTGCAGATGAtgagttcattacagttaccagaCTCAGAAACCACGAACTAACACACATTATATTAGACCCCACAATTCATAGTTGAAAAgctggtatctgcatgtgtggttcccaccctgaagCAGGGAAGAAgaggtgtgactgtgtgtgggtgcattGCTGGTGATTCTTTCAAATATCAAAGCATACTTAACCAATGGCCACCACCTTAACCATGGCTACCACAATATTCTGCAGCGACATGCCATACCATGTAGTTTAAGCTTAGTGGGaccataatttgttttttaactggaCAATGACTCCAAATGGAGTGCTGCTTCAGATCACCTGACCTAAACACAACTGAGATGGTTTAAGATGAGTTGGACCACAGAGTGAAGGCAAAACAGCCAACAAGTGCGAGACAAGAGAGAATACCAAGAGTGTGTAAAGCTGTCATCAAATGGTGGCAacaaagaatctaaaatataagacatattctgttttttagcATACAGAATTTACATAATTTTACGTGTGTTATTTCATAGATTAGAtgtattcagtgttaatctacaatgtagattTCATAGATTAGAtgtattcagtgttaatctacaatgtagaaaaataaaaaaaataaagaaaaacattgaatgagaaggtgaGTCCAAACTTGTACTAGTACTGTAAGTCATATATCGTTACTACGATCATTATCCACAATATTTCAGGATACtctaaaaacttttaaaaacaaaatcaaaacctgttttttttttgttgagttttatttcattacttTAAATGTTCTAGACTTTAAAATGgcttatttgatttaattaaagaCCTGAAATAGCTTAATTCTGGCAGTAATCATCACTGCATAGATTAAGTATGATTGTTAGTAATAGtagcatactgtatatacacaagAAACCAGCATGACCTTTGTTGTGCATTTGTCTCTTAACAccaaacatctgaaaaacagtCCCGACATGTTTCcaaacattttgtcagttaATAATTTCTAGTAACATTAACAAAACCGATAATTTAAACCCCAAATCCCCAGAAATAAATACATCCTTAAAAATACTTGTCAGTTGAGGGAAAAGCAAAATCTATTTTAACC contains the following coding sequences:
- the retsat.2 gene encoding all-trans-retinol 13,14-reductase; translated protein: MFISVAIILVVLVIFIFKYVFGSSGPNPFETDSREPLKKMVHNRKEKNKVLKQGFLASKVPDNLDAIIIGSGAGGLGLAVLLAKVGKKVLVLEQHDRAGGCCHTFTEKGFEFDVGIHYIGDLLDHKPFRCMLDQMTNGQLQWEPLENPFDQVVLGPPENRRQYPIYSGRTRFPEELKKCFPGEEKAIDEYMRLVKKAGRGIWLLAMLKLCPAPLAKFIVYTGLARRLSFFFEMAPRSLTDVVNELTENKDLRAVFTYIFGTYGNMPKDSSFSMHSLLVTHYLNGAWYPKGGATEIAYHMIPIIEKAGGAVLVRAPVNRILFNDAKEACGVSVIKGQEEIHVHAPMVISNAGIFNTYQKLLPKELQSMPAIQKQLSMMKNGEGGLSVFLGLTGTKEELGLKADNYWIFAENNFDELVEKYLNGKREESATNVPLLFVASPSAKDPTWEERSPGKSTLSLVSFAKYEWFEEWKDDKATNRAHEYKELKQAFIDSILEVLLSIFPKITRDKIEYIDAGTPITNTHYIGAPKGEIYGADHGVSRFSPELSATVRPQTPLKNLYLTGQDVFLCGFAGALAGALTCGSVILNRNLHLDSIALAKKTKFVNAKLKGE